The segment GATCTCCCCGCGTTCTTCGGCGTCGGTTTCCTGCAGGTATTCGTCGAGCAGGTCGACGAGCCCTTCCAGATGCGCGTACTCCGAGGGCGGCTCGTCGGCGCCGCCGGCAAGCTGGGAAGAGAGCGCCGTGCGCGCAAACAACCGATTGACTGGAATGAGCGGGTTCAAATCCGGTCCTCTAGTTCCGCAGCGCTGCCATCAGCGCCGCGCTGTCCAGGTGATCCTCGAACAGCTTGCGATAGTGATAGGGTTTGAGCAAGCTCGGCCCCTCGGGCAGCCAGGGCAGGGTGCCGAAAATGGGCACTTTCGTGTGGCGTGCCAGGTCCTTTGCGTTGGTTTCCAGCGAGAAATCCTCCCCATCGGGAGGCACAACGCGGTTCAGCACGATTCCCGCCAGCGGGAGCTTTCTGCGCTGGATTTCATTCAAGCTCAGCAGGGCGTGGTTGATCATTCCCAGACGGTCGCCCACGACCAGCAGCACCTTGCACTTGAGGTGCTTTGCCAGGTCCGCCATGTATTTTTTTTCGGTGAGCGGCACGTGAATGCCGCCCGCACCCTCTACGAGGACGAGGTCCTTGTCCCGGGCAATCTTCTTGTAGTGATCGGCGATCTTCGAGAACTCGATCTTCACGCCCGCCTGCCGCGCCGCGGTCTCGGGGGAGATCGGCGGCTCGAAGCGGTAGGGGCACACATCATCGAGAGAGTCGGGATCGCCCGCGCAGGTGGAGAGCAGCGCCGCGTCGGCGGGCAACAGCTTGCCGCGGTGGGGCGTGCAGCCGGTCTCGACGGGCTTCATCGCGCCCACGCGAAGTTTCGCCTTGCGCGCCAGCAGGCACAGTCCGCCGGTGACGAAGCTCTTGCCGACACCGGTGTCGGTTCCTGTAATGAAGACCGGGCGCGACATCGCCACCCCAATTCCCCGCCGGACGCAGCCGACGACTTACCAGCGAGCCGCTTCGGCGAAGAGCTCTTCCTGGCCGGTGACGA is part of the Chrysiogenia bacterium genome and harbors:
- the bioD gene encoding dethiobiotin synthase, yielding MAMSRPVFITGTDTGVGKSFVTGGLCLLARKAKLRVGAMKPVETGCTPHRGKLLPADAALLSTCAGDPDSLDDVCPYRFEPPISPETAARQAGVKIEFSKIADHYKKIARDKDLVLVEGAGGIHVPLTEKKYMADLAKHLKCKVLLVVGDRLGMINHALLSLNEIQRRKLPLAGIVLNRVVPPDGEDFSLETNAKDLARHTKVPIFGTLPWLPEGPSLLKPYHYRKLFEDHLDSAALMAALRN